The window AAACAGAGTGCAAACATCAAGCAGTCATTAACGAAAGCagaattcattctttttccaaattttcctttggaaaataaaaataaaaaataataaaaagccaTTTGTTTTGGCAGGAAGGTTATTCATTTTCTAGGATGGGTTTATCTCTACCTCCTTTGAACCCTCCCCATGGAAACCCATCACTATTTGCATGCTGCTCCAGCATCCCATTCCAGCTCAGTTGGGTGCGGGATATGGGACCCCCATCCCTGTTGGTGGGTTTCCCACTGCCATGAGACTTTCTGGGCACACCAGTCAGCATCACGGCATTCCAGGTATCCTTATTCCGTATCCCATCTGACGTACATTAGGCAACAGCCTATTTGAGCATGACCGATGGGAGAACTAATTAGATAATGGCCAATGCATATGCAAAGAGCTACGCTGACATTACAGCGAGGGAGATGCTAATTGCAGCTGATTAATCCAATAGTaagtgccagaaaaaaaaaaaaaaaaagaaaaaaaaaaacaacatgcagAAGTGGCACTCAGTGCTCAGCTATTAATTCCCATGGCATGCCTCATTGTTAGGAGAGCACGGCTGGATATAAAAGCTTTTGGCTCCGGTGTGGTCCTCAGGACTCGGACACTGCTCAGCCATCCACCAGCAGCCACAGGGTGAGTTGGATTCCCTCCACTGTTTCAGATTCCTAATTTTTGCATAGAAACAGCCCCGAAGAGCAAAActccattgttttcttttccccagcctGTTTATCCCCAAGGGCTTGGCCATCTCTGCTGCACGATGCAGTACCGTAAGGGTGAAGATAACGTGGATGTGTGCCACGATGACACGACCTGTGGTTGCCACGATGGCCCCGTGAGCATCCCGGATCTGTCTCCATGCCACGACCGTAGCAGCCTCAGCCACGACATCGAGGGGTCCTGCCAGAGTGTGCCACAGGGCTGCCAACCCATAGAGCCCTGCCCGCCCCGcggctgctgccctgcacagcgCAGCTGGGATTGTGGTAAACCCCGGCGGCGGGTGGAGGtgagccctgtgcagcccgttTGCCCACCAGTGAAAATCCACCGCCGGCCGCTGCAGCAGTACCGACCACCACTGCAGAGcgaggagcagggctgctgtaagCCCCGCAGGAGAGTGGAGCAGTGTCCCTCGGAGGAGCCCATCACGCTGCATCCCCTGCCCTTGCAGCACCGCTGTCCCTGCATCCCCTACTGCCGTCCGCCTGTCCAACACTGCCGTCCTCCTGTCCAGCACTGCCGTCCTCCtgtccagcactgctgccccaccGCTGTGCCCCTGCCGCAGCATCCTGGCCAGCACCAGTGCAAGCAAGTGCATATCTTGCCACCCTTCCAACAGAAGAAATGAGGGGGGGTCCCACACCAGCACGTTGCCCCACACTGCTGCCCCCAAGCTCAgcatg of the Gallus gallus isolate bGalGal1 chromosome 25, bGalGal1.mat.broiler.GRCg7b, whole genome shotgun sequence genome contains:
- the LOC107055131 gene encoding proline-rich protein 4-like; the encoded protein is MQYRKGEDNVDVCHDDTTCGCHDGPVSIPDLSPCHDRSSLSHDIEGSCQSVPQGCQPIEPCPPRGCCPAQRSWDCGKPRRRVEVSPVQPVCPPVKIHRRPLQQYRPPLQSEEQGCCKPRRRVEQCPSEEPITLHPLPLQHRCPCIPYCRPPVQHCRPPVQHCRPPVQHCCPTAVPLPQHPGQHQCKQVHILPPFQQKK